The DNA region GGGATCATGTCCCAGCCGATATTGAAGATTTCATTAAGCGGGTGAGAAGTTGCTGTACCCAGCCGCTGGCAATCGGCTTCGGGATTTCTAATCCCGCGCAGGCGGCCCGGCTGGCCCGCCTGGGGGATGCGGTGATTGTCGGTAGCGCCATCGTCAGGGTGGTAGAGCAGTATTCCGCTGACCCGGCGAAGATGTTGGCTGAGGTTGCCAGGCTGGTGCGGCAGTTGAAACAAGCCATCAGGGGGGGAGAGGAAAATGGAACCCTATAAACTCGTGGCCCGGACTGAGGCCACAAAGCGAACCACCATTCAGGTAGGGGAGGTGACCATCGGCGGCACGGAAATTGTCATAATCGCTGGTCCCTGCGCCGTGGAGGGGCGAGAAGAGTACCTGACCACTGCTCTTCAACTCAAGGCGTTGGGCGCCAACCTTCTGCGGGGAGGGGCGTTCAAACCCCGGACTT from Bacillota bacterium includes:
- a CDS encoding tryptophan synthase subunit alpha, producing DHVPADIEDFIKRVRSCCTQPLAIGFGISNPAQAARLARLGDAVIVGSAIVRVVEQYSADPAKMLAEVARLVRQLKQAIRGGEENGTL